The nucleotide sequence TGCTGTCAGACGAGCATGTATCGTTTTCAGGGGTGTGTGTGAGCAAGAAGTGGTTTATAGCACGCCCCTCCTTGTTGGAGGAGCCTAGATGAGTGCTACTCTGCCCTTGTTCTAGGGCCTTGCTGGAATAACTTTGTATGAGCAGGCTACAAGATAGGGCTGACTCGCAAGTGGTCAGTTCATGAACAAGACCGAGGTATAGTTCATATTCCTTCGCTTCGCTATGTTCGCACCGTTGCATCTCTGGAGGACCGCTCCAAACATTCGTTGTCAACACAGACTCTAACCCAAGATGGGAAAAACGTGTCATGCAGTAAGATGCACCCGTCGATGAGGCATGCTGCGGGTAGATAGTTGCTAACTAGTTGGCTCCCAGCAACCAACTAGTCCATAGTATTCACTCCCCCatgatcaagaacctcgaggtCAAAAGCGGTATCAAGATGCGAGCAAAGACGTCATGAGAATTGACAAGGGGAGCTATGACCAGCATCGAAGCTATGCCCGCCAAGCATGGCGTCTAGATAACTCCAACTTTCCCACACAAAATAGGGCTAAATACAGCCCTCAAAAGGCTGAAATGTCGCTGTAAGACAAACAGATAACGTATATACCCCAAAGGGCAATCGCCGGGCGTAAGCGGAACCGCCAAGACAGCGCTGTCCTCTTTTTTCTCCGCCTTGACGCATCATAGATCAAATGGCGATAGGTAAAAAAGGGTTCTTTGGACAAAAATGTCCCCGCTGTACAAGCTCACATCCAAGGTTGTTCCCACAACGCGTATGGTCCTTCAAGCAAAGGTGAAGACGGTGGTGCTGACTGGCTTACGCCCGATATGGGTTTCAGACCAAGGCGAAACGGGGTATATCAGTAAGCGCAGCGTATTCAGGTTTCgtgatttcttcttttgttttcctttttcaTGGTTTTAAATCCTGGGATCAGCCCTATAGTCAGTTGGTTAGTGGCTGGGCTATGTCGGAATTCCGTGGTGGATCGAGCAAGCTATGTAAGACGCCGGGCCATATAGAAGGATTCGAGCTAGGGCTGTCATCAGAATTGCCTCGATTATATTAGATAGTTGAAAGTAGAGCGGTTATGGAGAACGAGATCCACATGGGAATAAGACGACAAGACGTCGAATTATGGAGCTAAACATTCGAAGGACCTGCCCATGCAGAGTTGTAGGGCTCTATTGTATGTATAGACAGAGGCGTGCGCATGTTACGCTTTCTTCTGCTTGGATGTCGATCTGATCTCTGACAGGTAGAAACGGTGACACGACACTTCCAACGAGGTCTAGTGCTGATGCCTTGTGTCTTCTTCACTGGACCCCGAACTCGGACTCCCTTTTCTCTCCGTCGGACTTGGTCTCCCAGGAACCATCTGCTCTTGCGAAGATCCCCTCTTCCTGCAGCCCGAGTCTCCCGGCTTATCCACGACGAGATGCAAAATGTACCACGACacactttctcttctcctttccaCGACGCACACCTCACGCCCTGTAAGCCCTAGGACTTTTTGATCCCGCCTGGTACCCCGCCGGCTTTTGCTGCCTCTCTCCCAGTGGCCTGCTCGCCACGAGAGATGCATCATGCCAGAGCGGAATATATCTCGAGAAGGGCAAAGCTCCATGTCCAGACGGACCTGTCGAGCAATATGCGGCATGCCTCAAGAACCGGACATAACAAACGGGTCTCTCAGGGCACGGATCGGTAACATGGGCCTGAATCGGTGTTTATGCGGCGCTCTTGTGTAGTATTGGTTGGTAGTAATTCCGCCCTTACCTGTCTTCACAAGTTTCCGCTCCGTGGAGCTAACCCGGGCGGCATCCGGATGCCCATGCTCTGAGTCGCCGGCCGTTTGACGACGTCGTCGACCCTCGCCTTCTGTAGCGAGAACGCCGGCGTCACCCACCCGCCGCAGGAGCACCGAAAGCCCTTCCAGTCGTACCGGCCTACACCAGCGCCACACTTTGAATTAGGGCATAATAATCTTCCGTTGAGCTCTCCCTGTTCGAGGACCCCGCGCATCCAGCTGAGTGGTTCGACAAAGTAGTGCTGGCATGTAGACGCCGAGGACTTCTTGTCAGAAGGCTTGTGCTCCACAATGAAGGGTGCCGTGACCAAAGCTCGACGGCACTTCTTACATCGCAGACTAAGACCCGAGTCATCACGAGGCTgggtctcttcatcctcgaaaCGAAGCCTCGTCGGTGCCTGGCCTACTGCAAGGTTCTCGTCGATTTCACGCTTGTAAGCCCACCGCTGATAGACAGGGTGtccctcaacatcatccgGGCAACCCATCTCCCACCACAAGGCTAACTGTTCCATGAATCCCTCGTTAGGTTCAGCCATGGGTCGAGTCCTGCGCACAAACGTAAGTGCAGCATGGACAGCCTCTTTAGCGGTATCCTTTCTCGAACGCTTCTCCCCAGTCTGGGGAACCGAGTGGGTCGGATCCGAAATGGCAGTCGGCGTGATATTGGGGTCGAAACGGCTTGGATACCGCCTAAGCAAGTAAGCAATAATCGCCGAAACAGACCTCGACTTTCCAGCCGCACAGTGAACAAAGACgcctcccttcttcttcctcttcttctccccgATATCGAGGTCCTCGACACCCTTCTCTAACGAGACGcccccatcctcctcctcatccttcgcAAGCCAGCTCGCGCCTAGACCTTCCTCGATGAATCTGACAGCCTTGGGCAGCTCAATCAGCAAGTCAGCGTCCTCCACATCGTCAATGTCGATAACTTGGTGTTGTAGGTCCTTTCCATAATCGATCCACGGCTCGTCCTTGAAGTTTTTGAGGCTTGATATGTCGAATGGGACGAGCGAGAGGACATGCGTGATGCGACGATCTGTCAGCGAGTCTGAGCGGCGCAAAGCCCAGAGCCTGGGAAATAATTAGCACTGCATGTCCGTAAATTGTTTAGTGGTGAGGGAGACATGCCCTCCAACGAATAGCTCATCCTGGCCGTCGATCCTGCTGAGAGCCATTTGGGCGATACTttgcttgagaagttcaagctCTCCAGGTTCGAATGTGTGGCCAAATTCTTCCCACTGCTGTGGTTTCGAATCGTCCTCCTGGCTGTCCCTCGGTGTGAAAACCTTGTATGCCAGATCGGCGCCTGTAGAATCGTCTTCTGCCAGATTGTGCGCCTGTCGCAAGTTACGATAGTAGGGAGGATATTATCGCTTCGTAGATGTTGGTATTTCAAGAACAATGATAGAATTTGCGATCAAACAGTCATGGGAAGCTCGAAACCGAGgaagtaaaataaattaagcttCGACCTCGGTGTGAATCATGACTTCCACAACTTTTCCATCTTTTTGCCCCTCCTTCCACATTAACCTCCACGCCACATCAATTTTACCCCGCCATACCATCCAACGCCACACTcccatcttgagcttctcaccAGCCACACTTTCTCAAACCCCATCGTCAATTCAAagcatccatcatctcatctattTCCGTCAAATAACCAACACATCAACTATCCCACGAATGGAATGGACCTCGTAGCTCGGACTCCCCCAGACAGCACGTCCCCaacagtacagtacaatTATACGGACCATCACGTGATGCATCCCAATTCCGCGTCAAGGGTGGTGTTAGAAACGTCAAAACCCGGCCAGCTGAACTTTTAGACCCTTCAGCTGAACAGACAGACAATTTTACGCGACACGAATTGCCCAAAGGGGTGTGGTATGCGCTTCAATTCCGCTGTGTTCTTGTCTGATAATGGACTTGCCGGTGCCCGAGGCAACTCTGCATTCAATTCTCATGTCCAGGCTTGATAGAGTGAATGCCCTTTGGAAAGCCTCGTAGATCTTTCCAACTAAGCCTTACAAAGAAATTGGATGTGCCGTCTTTTCCTGGTCCCTGCAACGGCCGCAACCTCAGCGTTGGGTACGCTATGTTTCATAAACTGCAACTGGCTGGTGCATCGCGTCGCAATGGTTGAACAGAAGAGAACACTGCAGAGACAACTGAGGTATTAAGAATCTTCGAACTACAATTTTTCTCTTGTCAGACTACTTTATATCTACATGACCGAGTCTGTCTGATATGTCCCTAACCTGAAATGTCAAATAGTAAACAATAACAATGCCATGTGTCCCAATGCCGTGCCAATGAACCGTAACCGTTACCATGATTGAACCTTTTTGTACCGTGACCCATAAGATGATGCATGCGacatcagcatcaagctgTGCCAGCTAATATGTATACGAAGTGAAGCCTTTGTCCTCCCCATTTCACTTGCcgacatccatccatccgtcctcgctcgctcgcttgTTGGTGAGCATTAGTTAAAGTGCTAACCTCTAAAGACAAGGCCTGGGCTTTTCTGCCATGAATCTCCTCCTGTATGTACTCCATTCCATTACTCAACTCCGGCAGTCGTGTAGCTCATCCGTGACTGGGTTGTCGGCAGGGATCTCAAGCCCAGTCAGAAAGTAGCGCGTCCACAGACGCATGGCCCCAGGCCTGCATCTATCTTCTCATTTGTGCCATCGCTTGCTTTCATCCATCGTCAAACTCATTTCGCCATGTGCATTTCAGGTTTGTCGGGCAATGAGCCTCCCTTCACCTGAACCCTGTATCAGAAGGCCATGGTTGATTGGTCACTACAAGGGCGAGTATGTATGCACACAGAGAGTGATTCCATGTTGCTTGGAGCTGCCGGTAAAACGTTAAAACGCTGTTGCATTGCAATATTCGTAGATGCATGCAACGGAACATGCCAAGGTAGGATTTGGCCGTTGTCCCTCCCTTCCGACAGCACTGCCACATTCGTGCTTCAGCCCTGAGAGGCAGCCCAATGACTGGGTGCAGACAACCGCATCCCTACGCGCGTTAGGTGCACGCGGAATACCCCAATTGAACCGAAGAGATCAACGGCTGCATTGGAGCGGCAACTTGATTCGTTTTGGACTTGccgcatctgcatcatgcGGCAATCCGCCCACGCGATGGATACAGAGTTTTCTCCGCGTCTGTCGTATGCCTTGCCATTCCAGATACTGTTTGGATAACTGGTGGTCTGTTGCGGGCGGAACGTCGTACAATTGCCGCCGGCTTGTTGTTTCCAAACATCCCAACGGGCTTCGTTGACT is from Fusarium musae strain F31 chromosome 4, whole genome shotgun sequence and encodes:
- a CDS encoding hypothetical protein (EggNog:ENOG41), whose amino-acid sequence is MTAHNLAEDDSTGADLAYKVFTPRDSQEDDSKPQQWEEFGHTFEPGELELLKQSIAQMALSRIDGQDELFVGGHVSLTTKQFTDMQLWALRRSDSLTDRRITHVLSLVPFDISSLKNFKDEPWIDYGKDLQHQVIDIDDVEDADLLIELPKAVRFIEEGLGASWLAKDEEEDGGVSLEKGVEDLDIGEKKRKKKGGVFVHCAAGKSRSVSAIIAYLLRRYPSRFDPNITPTAISDPTHSVPQTGEKRSRKDTAKEAVHAALTFVRRTRPMAEPNEGFMEQLALWWEMGCPDDVEGHPVYQRWAYKREIDENLAVGQAPTRLRFEDEETQPRDDSGLSLRCKKCRRALVTAPFIVEHKPSDKKSSASTCQHYFVEPLSWMRGVLEQGELNGRLLCPNSKCGAGVGRYDWKGFRCSCGGWVTPAFSLQKARVDDVVKRPATQSMGIRMPPGLAPRSGNL